Proteins from one Acropora muricata isolate sample 2 chromosome 9, ASM3666990v1, whole genome shotgun sequence genomic window:
- the LOC136929072 gene encoding CUB and peptidase domain-containing protein 1-like → MTATVVIAAKWLSLLLLTVGTQGSCGTRKNVQSRIVGGNEATINSWPWQAMLRDLNGPQFCGGTLIDPWWVLTAAHCLSEENLSGNLSIFDFFVRMGAHYTENDTVGTEQNLLVSQVIIHESYALPFNYSNDIALLKLAAPAVLGRGVGTACLPNFANSLVNKQCWVTGWGHLASGGEKPNALMEARIPIISQQRCIQAYPGEIDNSMMCAGVEEGGIDACQHDSGGPLVCDFNRIWYVEGVVSWGDGCGDPGLFGVYANVREFMPWIKDKISSGASANYRRATFPVWNAFLALIMHTAHKAFFTEHR, encoded by the exons GCAGCTGTGGAACTCGTAAAAATGTGCAATCACGAATAGTTGGCGGAAATGAAGCAACCATAAACTCTTGGCCTTGGCAGGCGATGCTACGCGATTTAAATGGTCCTCAGTTCTGTGGTGGAACTCTCATCGATCCGTGGTGGGTGTTAACCGCTGCCCATTGTCTGTCAGAAGAAAACTTGTCCGGAAACTTGTCCATCTTTGATTTCTTCGTAAG aaTGGGCGCTCACTATACTGAAAACGATACCGTGGGAACTGAACAAAACCTCCTTGTGTCACAGGTAATAATACACGAAAGCTACGCATTGCCTTTCAACTACAGCAATGACATCGCTCTTTTGAAACTCGCCGCACCAGCCGTTCTTGGACGAGGAGTAGGAACCGCTTGTCTGCCTAATTTCGCCAATTCTCTCGTGAACAAGCAATGCTGGGTTACTGGCTGGGGCCACCTGGCATCAGGTGGAGAGAAACCGAATGCGTTAATGGAAGCTCGGATACCAATCATTTCGCAACAACGTTGCATACAGGCGTACCCGGGTGAAATTGACAATAGCATGATGTGTGCTGGAGTTGAAGAGGGAGGGATAGATGCCTGCCAGCATGATAGCGGGGGACCTTTAGTTTGTGATTTTAACAGGATATGGTATGTGGAAGGCGTGGTGAGTTGGGGAGATGGATGTGGGGATCCAGGCCTGTTTGGAGTATACGCCAATGTTCGAGAATTCATGCCATGGATAAAGGACAAGATCTCATCTGGTGCATCCGCGAACTATAGGCGTGCAACCTTTCCTGTTTGGAACGCTTTCCTCGCACTGATCATGCACACAGCTCATAAAGCGTTTTTCACAGAGCACCGTTAA